A stretch of Capsicum annuum cultivar UCD-10X-F1 unplaced genomic scaffold, UCD10Xv1.1 ctg995, whole genome shotgun sequence DNA encodes these proteins:
- the LOC124895756 gene encoding putative dynamin-related protein 4A, translated as MSLGFLIDVDDEEEAIAEPRPSDKSVLESIAGIKLPRGEGICTRVPLITRLQNHRETEVYLEYNGNLVPTDEAHIADVIILATNEIARHGKGISDISSKLIVKKNGVPDLTMVDLPRITRVTVLGQIEDMLEQISDAVVIWIICGSLNVSAEDNTTGQKNKITITNDKGR; from the exons CCATAGCTGAACCTAGGCCTTCTGATAAGAGTGTGCTTGAGTCAATTGCTGGAATTAAACTTCCTAGAGGAGAAGGCATTTGCACTAGAGTGCCTCTCATCACGAGGCTCCAAAATCACAGGGAGACCGAGGTTTACTTGGAGTACAATGGAAATTTGGTTCCAACCGATGAAGCTCACATTGCAGATGTCATTATTCTCGCAACTAATGAGATTGCTAGACATGGTAAGGGCATATCCGATATCTCTTCAAAACTTATAGTGAAAAAGAATGGTGTTCCAGACTTAACGATGGTAGATTTGCCTAGAATAACTAGAGTTACAGTTCTCGGACAAATCGAAGATATGCTTGAACAAATTTCAG ATGCAGTTGTCATATGGATTATCTGTGGAAGTTTGAATGTCTCAGCTGAGGATAATACCACTGGACAGAAGAACAAGATTACCATCACAAATGACAAGGGCAGATAA